One part of the Sus scrofa isolate TJ Tabasco breed Duroc chromosome 8, Sscrofa11.1, whole genome shotgun sequence genome encodes these proteins:
- the LOC100525472 gene encoding PRELI domain containing protein 3B-like: MKIWTSEHVFDHPWETVTTAAMQKYPNPMNPSVVGVDVLDRHIDASGKLHSHRLLSTEWGLPSIVKSIIGAARTKTYVQEHSVVDPVAKTMELKSTNISFTNMVSVDERLIYKPHPQDPEKTVLTQEAIITVKGVSLGSYLEGLMASTISSNANKGREAMEWVIHKLNAEIEELTASARGSIRTPMAAAAFVEK; the protein is encoded by the coding sequence ATGAAGATCTGGACTTCCGAGCACGTCTTCGACCACCCATGGGAAACCGTCACAACAGCTGCAATGCAGAAATACCCCAACCCCATGAACCCCAGTGTGGTCGGAGTTGACGTCTTGGACAGACACATAGATGCCTCTGGAAAGCTGCACAGCCACAGGCTCCTCAGCACAGAGTGGGGACTGCCTTCCATAGTGAAATCTATTATTGGTGCAGCAAGAACCAAAACATATGTGCAGGAACATTCTGTAGTGGATCCGGTAGCGAAAACAATGGAACTTAAATCTACTAatatttcatttacaaatatgGTTTCAGTAGATGAGAGGCTTATATACAAACCACATCCTCaagatccagagaaaactgtgttGACTCAAGAAGCCATAATTACCGTGAAAGGCGTCAGTCTGGGCAGTTACCTCGAAGGACTGATGGCAAGTACGATATCTTCCAATGCGAATAAGGGCCGAGAAGCAATGGAATGGGTAATACATAAATTAAATGCTGAAATTGAAGAATTGACGGCTTCAGCCAGAGGGAGCATCCGGACACCGATGGCAGCGGCAGCGTTTGTAGAGAAATGA